A stretch of the Rhodothermales bacterium genome encodes the following:
- a CDS encoding mechanosensitive ion channel, whose amino-acid sequence MDVSTIEASLVEFLTGFLPKVVGVILLLVVAWTVAGWIGRRIRQSISRRLDPTIASFFGSLAKYGILVMAILSCLQMFGVGTTSFAAVIGAAGLAIGLAMQGTLGNFSAGIMLLAFRPFKVGDVVNIGGVTGKVVEIAMFSTEIDTFDNRRFTVPNGSVYGSTIENMTFHDTRRVDVAVGTDYPASIADARKVLITAASSVNGILADPAPVAILTELGASSIDWSVRVWSKTSDYWAVKEELTQKVKEHLDEAGIGIPFPQMDVHIDGKIDR is encoded by the coding sequence ATGGACGTGTCCACCATCGAAGCCTCGCTCGTTGAATTCCTGACCGGATTCCTTCCGAAAGTCGTCGGTGTGATCCTGCTGCTCGTCGTCGCCTGGACGGTTGCCGGGTGGATCGGACGGCGTATCCGTCAGTCCATAAGCCGAAGATTGGACCCGACCATCGCGTCGTTCTTCGGAAGCCTTGCCAAATACGGCATCCTGGTGATGGCCATTTTGAGCTGTCTTCAGATGTTCGGCGTCGGAACAACCAGTTTCGCCGCCGTCATCGGTGCCGCCGGCCTGGCCATAGGATTGGCCATGCAAGGGACGCTGGGGAATTTCTCGGCCGGCATCATGCTTCTGGCGTTCCGTCCGTTCAAAGTGGGTGATGTGGTCAACATTGGCGGCGTGACCGGAAAAGTGGTTGAAATCGCCATGTTCTCGACGGAAATCGACACCTTCGACAATCGTCGTTTCACGGTTCCCAACGGTTCGGTTTATGGATCCACCATCGAGAACATGACCTTCCACGATACCCGTCGTGTGGATGTCGCTGTGGGTACCGATTACCCGGCCAGCATTGCCGATGCGCGAAAGGTCCTGATCACGGCCGCCAGCAGCGTGAATGGCATCCTGGCCGATCCGGCGCCTGTCGCCATCCTGACGGAATTGGGGGCGTCTTCCATCGATTGGAGTGTGCGCGTCTGGTCGAAGACGTCGGACTATTGGGCCGTGAAGGAAGAACTCACTCAGAAAGTGAAAGAGCACCTGGATGAGGCCGGAATCGGAATCCCGTTCCCTCAGATGGACGTGCACATCGACGGCAAGATCGACCGGTGA
- the cyoE gene encoding heme o synthase has translation MLTKPEITFLVTISALAGFVLASPDGIDGWTLFWAMIGIPLTSAGGCVMNHWLERDLDGEMKRTAGRPLPSGRIRPEAGAWFGLLLIGAGLGILCPLTNPLTGVLAAITVVLYLFVYTPLKRKTTLNTLVGTLPGALPVLGGWTAASGTLGPAGWALFAVLVCWQMPHFYSLAWMYRKDYDRAGYVMLTVADESGRKTAFHMLAWTLAMIGFSVLPFALGAVGVWYAGFALVLGVWFLRPVLKFRMDRSAVQARVVLKASVMYIPLLLGAIVADRLL, from the coding sequence ATGCTGACCAAGCCGGAAATCACGTTCCTCGTGACCATTTCGGCATTGGCGGGCTTCGTGCTGGCCTCTCCCGACGGCATAGACGGTTGGACACTTTTTTGGGCCATGATCGGCATCCCCCTTACGTCGGCAGGCGGATGCGTCATGAACCACTGGCTGGAACGCGATCTGGATGGGGAAATGAAACGGACCGCCGGACGTCCCCTGCCGTCGGGCCGGATACGTCCGGAGGCAGGAGCGTGGTTCGGACTGCTTCTCATCGGCGCCGGGTTGGGAATCCTGTGTCCGCTGACAAATCCCCTGACGGGTGTATTGGCCGCCATTACCGTCGTCCTCTATTTGTTTGTCTATACGCCGCTGAAGCGCAAAACCACGCTGAACACCCTCGTCGGCACGCTGCCCGGTGCGCTTCCGGTGCTCGGCGGGTGGACGGCTGCATCAGGAACGCTTGGACCGGCCGGCTGGGCGCTTTTCGCGGTCCTGGTCTGTTGGCAGATGCCCCACTTCTACTCGCTGGCCTGGATGTACAGGAAGGACTATGATCGGGCCGGCTATGTCATGCTGACGGTCGCAGATGAATCCGGACGCAAAACAGCCTTCCATATGCTGGCGTGGACACTCGCCATGATCGGTTTTTCCGTGCTGCCGTTCGCGCTCGGAGCAGTGGGGGTCTGGTACGCCGGGTTCGCGCTGGTGCTTGGCGTCTGGTTCCTGCGTCCTGTCCTGAAGTTCAGGATGGATCGAAGTGCCGTTCAGGCTCGCGTGGTCCTGAAGGCGAGCGTAATGTACATCCCATTGCTGTTGGGGGCGATCGTAGCGGATCGGTTGCTTTGA
- the rlmN gene encoding 23S rRNA (adenine(2503)-C(2))-methyltransferase RlmN, with product MEAALPLTSLSRAGLRAFLAPVGPSFRADQVWRWLYNKGVREFDAMTNVPASVRDFLKENTTLSPPRVVREQRATDGTLKWLVERVTGQRYETVLIPDFEDDGTPRRMTVCVSSQVGCALGCSFCATGQMGFKENLTSGEIFDQVWLAADRARTEYEAALTNIVFMGMGEPLLNYDAVTDAIDKITSEDGLGMGARRITVSTVGLAKQIRRLADDGFRSNLAVSLHAPIDAKRSSIMPVNRNERTDLESLLQSIEYYCRTTGRGVTYEYCMFAGFNDTLEDATALADLVDRAPSKVNLIMYNAVDGLGFTRTSDADLNAFIARLVERRVTVTVRRSRGQDIAAACGQLASES from the coding sequence ATGGAAGCCGCTCTCCCCCTGACGTCGCTTTCCCGAGCCGGCCTGCGGGCCTTTCTGGCACCCGTAGGCCCGTCGTTCCGTGCGGATCAGGTATGGCGTTGGCTGTACAACAAAGGGGTACGGGAATTTGATGCCATGACCAATGTCCCGGCTTCCGTCCGTGACTTCCTCAAGGAGAACACGACGCTTTCTCCCCCCCGCGTCGTCCGCGAGCAACGGGCCACGGATGGCACCCTGAAGTGGTTGGTGGAACGCGTCACCGGACAGCGCTACGAAACGGTCCTCATTCCGGACTTCGAGGATGACGGCACCCCCCGGCGGATGACCGTCTGTGTCTCTTCCCAGGTGGGATGTGCACTGGGCTGCTCATTCTGTGCTACAGGCCAGATGGGCTTCAAGGAGAACCTGACATCCGGCGAGATTTTTGATCAGGTCTGGCTGGCCGCTGACCGGGCCAGAACCGAATACGAGGCCGCACTCACGAACATTGTCTTCATGGGCATGGGCGAGCCCCTGCTCAATTACGATGCGGTCACGGATGCCATCGACAAGATCACGTCCGAGGACGGGCTGGGCATGGGCGCGCGACGGATAACGGTCTCAACGGTCGGTCTCGCCAAACAAATCCGTCGACTGGCTGATGATGGTTTCCGCTCGAATCTCGCGGTGTCCCTGCATGCCCCCATCGATGCCAAGCGCTCCTCCATCATGCCCGTCAACCGGAATGAGCGCACGGACCTGGAATCCCTCTTGCAGTCCATTGAGTATTATTGTCGGACAACCGGACGAGGCGTGACCTATGAGTACTGCATGTTCGCAGGATTCAACGACACCCTGGAAGATGCCACGGCCCTGGCGGATCTTGTGGATCGTGCACCATCCAAAGTGAACCTGATCATGTACAATGCCGTCGATGGCCTCGGATTCACGCGAACCTCTGATGCCGACCTGAATGCCTTCATTGCCCGTCTCGTAGAACGCCGCGTCACCGTGACCGTCAGAAGGAGCCGCGGCCAGGACATTGCGGCCGCATGTGGTCAATTGGCAAGTGAGTCATGA